Proteins encoded by one window of Cannabis sativa cultivar Pink pepper isolate KNU-18-1 chromosome 4, ASM2916894v1, whole genome shotgun sequence:
- the LOC115715109 gene encoding uncharacterized protein LOC115715109, which produces MTVAFGVVAWRSHLVHPHFPVLCIRKVRYSNSKLAVAEPVSKDRKNDGEATPRKDKKKEPVEWKKFNSKELGVKMSSISKPIKLVLNGLRKKGYEVYLVGGCVRDLILKRIPKDFDIITSAELREVKNTFAHCEIVGKRFPICHVHVNDITVEVSSFSTCGRTSNKKFHDNFRRPPGCNMDDYIRWRNCLRRDFTINGLMFDPYTKIVYDYMGGIQDIRKAKMRTVVPAKVSLVEDCARILRAIRIAARLRFKFTKDLALSIKELSWSIKRLDKGRILMEMNYMLAFGSSEASMRLLWRFGLLEMLLPVQASYFASQGFRRRDERTNMLLSLFSNLDKYLAPNQPCHSSLWVSIFAFHMALVEQPRDSLVVAAFSFAISSGGSLSDAVGVARTITQPHETRFYEILEPVKTRSKKALVDEVLDLAASVKAVLRKMTDRDYVSQAMIKFPKAPRSDMVFIPMALCLRVCKIFECNRRGSVPKIGKGIDYSYLALGSLTEVQHLFATVVINTVFPVNQQR; this is translated from the exons ATGACGGTTGCATTTGGAGTAGTCGCATGGAGGAGCCACCTCGTTCATCCCCATTTTCCTGTCTTGTGTATTCGAAAG GTGCGGTACAGCAACTCCAAATTGGCGGTTGCGGAACCAGTTAGTAAAGATAGGAAGAACGATGGTGAAGCTACTCCTCGTAAAGATAAGAAGAAGGAACCTGTAGAATGGAAGAAGTTCAATTCCAAGGAGTTGGGTGTTAAGATGTCATCGATTTCGAAACCCATTAAATTGGTTCTAAATGGGCTTAGGAAAAAAG GATATGAAGTGTACCTTGTTGGTGGTTGCGTTCGTGATCTTATCCTCAAGAGAATTCCAaaagattttgatattattacTTCAGCTGAACTCAGAGAG GTAAAGAATACGTTTGCCCATTGTGAAATTGTTGGAAAACGATTCCCCATTTGCCATGTTCATGTGAATGATATCACTGTGGAG GTTTCTAGTTTTAGCACTTGTGGAAGAACTTCTAATAAGAAGTTCCATGACAACTTCAGAAGGCCTCCTGGCTGCAATATGGATGATTATATTCGTTGGAGAAATTGCTTACGACGGGACTTCACTATTAATGG GTTGATGTTTGATCCTTATACCAAGATCGTGTATGACTATATGGGAGGGATACAAGATATTAGAAAAGCAAAA ATGAGGACAGTAGTTCCTGCAAAAGTTTCCTTAGTGGAGGATTGTG CTCGCATATTACGTGCAATTAGAATTGCAGCTCGATTACGTTTCAAGTTCACTAAGGATCTAGCACTTTCTATAAAAGAACTGTCTTGGTCAATAAAAAGACTTGACAAG GGAAGGATCCTTATGGAAATGAACTATATGCTGGCATTTGGATCTTCAGAGGCTTCTATGAGGTTATTATGGAGGTTTGGGCTTCTAGAGATGCTTCTACCTGTGCAG GCCTCATATTTTGCTTCTCAAGGTTTTCGAAGACGTGATGAGAGGACAAACATGCTTTTG TCATTATTCTCCAACCTTGATAAATATTTAGCACCAAATCAACCTTGTCATAGCAGCTTATG GGTGTCCATTTTTGCTTTTCACATGGCTCTGGTTGAGCAGCCTCGAGATTCATTGGTTGTTGCTGCATTTAGCTTCGCAATTTCCAGTGGCGGATCACTGTCGGATGCTGTAGGAGTTGCAAGAACAATCACTCAACCTCATGAAACAAGGTTCTATGAGATATTAGAACCTGTGAAAACGCGATCAAAAAAAGCTTTGGTTGATGAAGTCCTTGATCTTGCAGCATCAGTCAAAGCCGTATTACGCAAGATGACAGACCGTGATTATGTTTCCCAAGCAATGATCAAGTTCCCCAAAGCCCCACGCTCGGACATG GTTTTTATCCCAATGGCGTTATGTTTAAGAGTTTGCAAGATATTTGAATGTAATAGAAGAGGTTCAGTGCCCAAAATTGGTAAAGGGATTGATTATTCTTACTTGGCATTAGGTAGCTTGACAGAGGTTCAACATTTATTTGCAACTGTTGTTATTAATACAGTCTTCCCTGTAAACCAACAACGTTAA
- the LOC115713192 gene encoding protein FAR1-RELATED SEQUENCE 2-like yields MVDSSTKEDDMVVVRLTKTPLFDTLHRTVYQDLSIGSIGCECQYFPTYGIPCRHIFCVMKKFKVTSIPKSLVITQWTIHAREVQEIPDESSTRCSFTCCKDKIRFGNISTQLYQISFLACTSDNLLNLAKKELEQLMYRLQKISLEEDGHEEPSQCDKNMEYDLNNPRVSKNKGTGKVAGTSRQIRKRKCSKCGMYGHNKTTCKKNREENINNSDLDISNGQGAYEDCNVWEDNEHNGVSEEEFVFDKNIKCWEDM; encoded by the coding sequence ATGGTAGATTCTTCAACAAAAGAAGATGATATGGTGGTCGTTCGATTGACAAAAACACCTCTTTTTGACACGCTGCATAGAACAGTATATCAAGATTTGTCAATTGGTTCTATAGGTTGTGAATGTCAATATTTCCCGACCTATGGCATCCCATGCCGACATATATTCTGTGTCATGAAAAAATTCAAAGTGACTTCAATTCCAAAGTCTTTGGTCATTACACAATGGACAATACATGCACGAGAGGTACAAGAAATACCAGACGAAAGTTCTACCCGATGCAGCTTCACATGTTGTAAAGACAAAATTCGTTTTGGTAATATTTCAACCCAGCTTTACCAAATTTCTTTCCTTGCTTGTACGAGTGACAATCTTTTGAATTTGGCAAAGAAGGAACTTGAGCAATTAATGTATAGGCTACAAAAAATTTCATTAGAAGAAGATGGACACGAAGAGCCAAGTCAATGTGACAAGAACATGGAATACGATTTGAATAACCCCCGAGTTAGCAAAAACAAAGGCACTGGAAAAGTGGCTGGCACCTCGAGGCAAATAAGGAAAAGAAAATGCAGCAAATGTGGAATGTATGGCCACAACAAAACAACCTGcaagaaaaatagagaagagaataTAAATAATTCTGATTTGGACATATCCAATGGTCAAGGTGCATATGAAGACTGCAATGTTTGGGAAGATAATGAACATAATGGGGTTTCAGAGGAGGAATTTGTGtttgataaaaatataaagtgttgGGAAGATATGTAG
- the LOC133036654 gene encoding protein FAR1-RELATED SEQUENCE 5-like gives MIGFSLRKGKVKRQFGGAIKYRQWVCSKEGHRELKWIKNLNRKREPRAITRVGCKFLFRVSLRKQDGKWYCKEFRSTHSHPLVIVGHRQFIRSNRIIPDGMLMDATCMKSAGIKTCQIYSYMAELVGGYGKLSFLPKDLYNRVAKNESVHLKNADAARAIGYFQHKADHDVDCFCRFSYDGNNRLLNVMWADSKSREDYHLFGHSVAFDSTYKTNAYGKPLLVWLGVNNHFRSTIFGFALLSDESSDTYTWATKTFIDCMGGVTPKTVVTDGDPAIRLAINVTMPEVVHRLCYWHIHKKAAIAVKDPEFLRKLNKLFFNYYSIDEFETLWIDLIEEYGLQKNEWAKWMTDRKEQWAEAYLRGNFFAGMTTTQRCEGMHALLKKRVNEKMKMYEFVRAIDVGMSLLRTRDAKDDYDTMNTMPLLQQTNMAHIEEEAAKLYTRNMFSEFVLK, from the coding sequence ATGATCggtttcagtctaaggaaaggaAAAGTTAAAAGACAATTTGGGGGTGCTATAAAATATCGCCAGTGGGTGTGCTCTAAGGAAGGACATCGTGAATTGAAATGGATTAAAAACTTGAACCGCAAAAGAGAGCCGAGGGCTATTACTAGGGTAGGTTGCAAGTTTCTATTTAGAGTTTCCTTGAGGAAGCAGGACGGGAAATGGTATTGCAAGGAATTTCGTTCAACACACTCCCACCCCTTGGTCATTGTCGGGCATCGACAATTCATTCGCTCGAACCGAATTATACCGGATGGGATGTTAATGGATGCCACTTGTATGAAGAGTGCAGGGATAAAAACATGCCAAATTTACTCTTATATGGCAGAATTAGTTGGGGGTTATGGGAAACTGTCTTTCCTACCTAAAGATTTGTATAATCGAGTTGCAAAGAATGAATCAGTGCACTTAAAAAATGCTGATGCAGCAAGGGCTATTGGCTATTTCCAACATAAGGCAGATCATGATGTAGATTGTTTTTGTAGATTTAGCTATGATGGCAATAACCGCCTATTGAATGTGATGTGGGCTGACTCAAAATCTCGAGAAGACTACCATTTGTTTGGCCATTCAGTTGCCTTTGATTCCACGTACAAGACAAACGCCTATGGGAAGCCACTTCTGGTTTGGTTAGGGGTCAATAATCATTTCAGGTCAACGATTTTTGGGTTCGCTTTGCTATCTGACGAGTCCTCAGATACATATACATGGGCAACAAAAACATTTATAGACTGCATGGGAGGGGTTACACCAAAGACGGTCGTCACAGATGGTGATCCAGCAATAAGACTTGCAATCAATGTAACCATGCCAGAAGTTGTTCATAGATTATGCTATTGGCACATCCACAAGAAGGCCGCGATAGCTGTGAAGGATCCAGAGTTTTTAAGGAAGCTCAATAAATTATTCTTTAACTATTACTCTATTGATGAGTTTGAAACTTTATGGATAGATTTGATTGAAGAATATGGGCTCCAAAAAAACGAGTGGGCAAAGTGGATGACTGATAGAAAAGAGCAATGGGCAGAGGCATACCTGAGAGGTAATTTCTTTGCTGGAATGACAACAACACAAAGGTGTGAGGGCATGCATGCTCTACTTAAGAAAAGAGTGAATGAGAAGATGAAAATGTATGAATTTGTTCGTGCTATTGATGTGGGAATGTCATTGCTAAGAACTCGAGACGCCAAGGATGATTATGACACGATGAATACTATGCCATTGCTTCAGCAGACAAACATGGCACATATCGAGGAGGAGGCAGCAAAATTGTACACAAGAAATATGTTTTCCGAGTTCGTGCTCAAATAG
- the LOC115713189 gene encoding uncharacterized protein LOC115713189: MKKSTTIDTFFKRKNVEVSTSDVSSNPSVSVDVDHENSKNRPITSLRLDIKEGFDINSLERDPGIRPPIWEYPPEKRDEVRRAYIKAGPFQIILSSYQKSEEAHSRSFQSSWFKLFPSWLEYSPKVHAAFCLPCFLFHSKDAHPRLNAFTVNGFRSWKKVRGKNCAFLAHIGDDINSPHRNAEKAVADLMNQPTHIGRRFANFTSQEIADNRLRLKTSIEGIRWLAFQACPFRGPNESKTSINRGNFLELLSFITSYNDKVAEVLDKAPRNATYTSPTTQKQVLHVLGNKVRNAIREEIGNAKFSVIVDEARDESKKEQMSIVLRFVDKDGYVQERFFGLIHVKDTAALTLKEGIFSILSNYSLDVQSIRGQGYDGASNMRGQWNGLQALILSECPYAYYVHCFAHRLQLALVAASREVIPVHQFFTKLNSVVNIVGASCKRNDQLKAAQAANIAHLLEIDELESGKGLNQIGSLQRAGDTRWSSHLKSISSLIKMFSATCEVLLNIIADGTTFAQRGDADAAYESLTSFEFVFILHLMKKILEISNILCQALQLQSQDILNAMHLVSSTKTLIQKLREDGWDELVDEVKSFCEPVNIPVPDFNAHYTTKRGRSRGQQDAITVEHYYRVDLFNAVIDFQLQELNNKFNDNTVELLILSSALYPREIHTSFRINDICKLVQKFYPKDFTEYEMVQLRTQFEHFAHVRELPDFTVLATISDLCQWLVKTRKAEIFPIVYKVITLILTLPVYTATTERSFSAMNIVKTTLRNKMEDEFLSDCLLVYIEREIARKFSIDSLIDDFRDMQERRSVF, translated from the coding sequence atgaaaaaatcaactacaATTGATACATTTTTCAAAAGAAAGAATGTTGAAGTTTCAACATCTGATGTCTCATCAAATCCATCAGTATCAGTGGATGTAGATcatgaaaattcaaaaaatcggCCAATAACGTCTTTAAGACTTGACATTAAAGAAGGGTTTGATATTAATTCATTAGAGCGTGATCCAGGAATACGCCCGCCAATATGGGAGTATCCACCTGAGAAGCGTGATGAAGTTCGCAGAGCTTACATTAAAGCTGGTCCATTTCAGATTATACTATCTAGCTATCAAAAATCAGAAGAAGCTCATTCACGTTCTTTTCAGTCATCTTGGTTTAAGCTATTTCCATCTTGGTTGGAATATTCTCCTAAAGTACATGCTGCATTTTGTCTACCATGCTTTTTATTTCACTCTAAAGATGCACATCCTAGATTGAATGCATTTACTGTTAATGGATTTCGATCATGGAAAAAAGTGAGAGGAAAAAATTGTGCATTTTTAGCACATATTGGAGACGATATAAATTCACCTCATAGAAATGCTGAGAAAGCAGTTGCAGATCTCATGAACCAACCAACACATATTGGAAGAAGGTTTGCGAACTTCACATCACAAGAAATCGCTGACAATAGACTTCGTTTGAAAACATCAATTGAGGGGATTAGGTGGTTAGCATTTCAAGCATGCCCTTTTAGAGGTCCCAATGAATCTAAAACTTCAATTAATCGGGGAaactttttagagttattaaGTTTCATAACTTCCTATAATGATAAGGTAGCAGAAGTTTTGGATAAAGCTCCACGAAATGCAACATATACATCACCAACAACGCAAAAACAAGTTTTGCATGTCTTGGGAAATAAAGTGAGAAACGCGATTCGTGAAGAAATTGGTAATGCAAAATTTTCAGTAATAGTTGATGAAGCACGAGATGAATCTAAGAAAGAGCAAATGTCAATTGTTTTGAGATTTGTTGATAAAGATGGGTATGTGCAAGAACGTTTTTTCGGGCTTATTCATGTCAAAGACACTGCTGCTTTAACATTAAAAGAAGGTATTTTCTCTATACTCTCTAATTATAGTCTTGATGTTCAATCTATTCGTGGGCAAGGTTATGATGGCGCAAGTAACATGCGTGGACAATGGAATGGTTTGCAAGCTTTAATTTTAAGTGAATGTCCTTATGCTTACTATGTTCATTGTTTTGCACATCGTTTGCAATTGGCATTAGTTGCTGCATCTAGAGAAGTTATTCCTGTCCATCAATTTTTTACAAAGTTGAACTCCGTTGTTAATATTGTTGGTGCTTCATGTAAGCGCAATGACCAACTAAAAGCTGCTCAAGCTGCAAATATTGCTCATTTACTTGAGATTGATGAACTAGAAAGTGGGAAAGGACTTAATCAAATTGGTTCTTTACAAAGGGCAGGTGATACTCGTTGGAGTTCTCATTTAAAAtctatttctagtttaataaaGATGTTTAGTGCAACATGTGAAGTTTTATTGAATATTATTGCAGATGGCACTACTTTTGCTCAACGAGGAGATGCGGATGCAGCTTATGAGTCATTAACTTCTTTTGAATTTGTTTTCATTTTGCATCTTATGAAAAAAATTCTAGAGATTTCAAATATACTCTGTCAAGCTTTGCAACTTCAGTCTCAAGATATTTTAAATGCAATGCATCTTGTTTCATCCACTAAGACTCTCATTCAAAAATTGAGAGAAGATGGATGGGATGAATTAGTTGATGAGGTGAAATCTTTTTGTGAACCTGTTAATATACCTGTGCCAGATTTTAATGCTCACTATACTACAAAAAGAGGAAGAAGTCGTGGTCAACAAGATGCAATTACAGTGGAGCATTATTACAGAGTTGATCTTTTCAATGCAGTGATAGACTTTCAactacaagaattaaataacaaattcaatgaTAACACAGTGGAGTTACTCATTCTTAGTTCAGCTTTATATCCAAGAGAGATACACACATCATTCAGAATTAATGATATTTGCAAGTTGGTACAAAAATTTTACCCAAAAGATTTTACAGAATACGAGATGGTACAACTAAGGACACAATTTGAACATTTTGCTCATGTACGAGAACTTCCTGATTTTACAGTTTTGGCAACCATTTCTGATTTATGTCAGTGGTTGGTAAAAACTAGAAAAGCAGAGATTTTTCCAATTGTGTATAAAGTTATAACTCTTATTCTTACACTTCCAGTTTATACAGCTACCACAGAACGATCCTTTTCAGCTATGAATATAGTGAAGACTACACTTCGCAACAAGATGGAAGATGAATTTTTAAGTGATTGTTTGCTCGTTTATATTGAAAGGGAAATCGCCAGAAAATTTAGTATAGATTCACTTATCGATGATTTTCGTGATATGCAAGAAAGACGTtctgtattttaa